Proteins encoded in a region of the Halostella limicola genome:
- a CDS encoding TRAM domain-containing protein, with protein sequence MIRLREEVLGIDAETQPEQAQDNGAPINEGEQLTVDIEALGDQDDGSARIEHGYVIIVPKAEQGERVTIEITNVCDTIVFADVVERHAEYKQHP encoded by the coding sequence TTGATACGTCTCCGCGAGGAAGTCCTGGGCATCGACGCGGAGACACAACCGGAACAGGCTCAAGATAACGGAGCGCCAATTAATGAAGGCGAACAGCTGACGGTCGATATCGAAGCCCTTGGCGATCAGGACGACGGTAGCGCCCGCATCGAACACGGTTACGTGATCATCGTCCCGAAGGCAGAGCAGGGAGAACGGGTGACGATCGAGATCACGAATGTCTGCGACACCATCGTGTTTGCGGACGTGGTTGAACGACACGCT
- a CDS encoding DUF3267 domain-containing protein has product MVLGTGFVVPHEWLHGLAIRYYGGEASYGVGVAHFILPYAYATTDHEFSRNQFIVVLLTPLVVMTAVGVPAMLAFEWGWLIVPLAANAAGAVADLWMTLTPLGFPADVRLEDHPDGVRILGREGDRPCALSVTAVVWDAFAGAAVATFAVLLLLAVGGPLALSVLGVESITIGTPGTLTYLFSFVSTPTEIPLGVGPGVLVIGAVGGLAYAFVCSYQGGRGRTGERPTTPGNGR; this is encoded by the coding sequence GTGGTACTGGGGACCGGGTTCGTCGTTCCCCACGAGTGGTTACACGGGCTCGCCATCCGATACTACGGCGGCGAGGCGTCCTACGGGGTCGGCGTTGCGCACTTCATCTTGCCATACGCTTACGCCACGACGGACCACGAGTTCTCGCGTAACCAGTTTATCGTCGTCCTGCTGACGCCGCTCGTCGTGATGACCGCCGTCGGCGTGCCGGCGATGCTCGCCTTCGAGTGGGGCTGGCTGATCGTCCCGCTGGCCGCCAATGCCGCGGGTGCGGTCGCCGACCTTTGGATGACGCTGACGCCGTTGGGCTTTCCTGCTGACGTGCGACTCGAAGACCATCCGGACGGCGTCCGGATACTCGGCCGCGAAGGTGACCGGCCGTGCGCCCTGTCAGTAACTGCCGTCGTCTGGGACGCGTTCGCAGGGGCAGCCGTCGCGACGTTCGCAGTGTTGCTCCTCCTAGCAGTTGGCGGCCCGCTCGCCCTGTCGGTCCTCGGCGTCGAGTCGATCACGATCGGGACGCCGGGGACCCTGACCTACCTGTTCTCGTTTGTGTCTACACCGACCGAGATCCCTCTGGGCGTCGGTCCTGGGGTGCTCGTCATCGGCGCGGTCGGCGGGCTGGCGTATGCGTTCGTCTGTAGCTATCAGGGCGGACGAGGCCGAACTGGTGAACGGCCAACGACGCCGGGTAACGGCCGCTGA
- a CDS encoding phosphotransferase family protein, whose protein sequence is METVTRPSETAVRAALADLRPGTTVRDLATVEAGKNAVYAVTFADREAILKVGTASPDRVRAEPAILRFVRDRTGVPVPAVLAVSDDVLEHPCCLFERVAGRTVPDRPTDLSSDVLARLCEDGGRHLAALHEVDSFETVGPLVPGDDGVAVRGSYEDWPSLLERAMTAKIEALGGRFDRYEATLQDYVASAVDEHRRSASVDPVLVHMDYRPANLVFDPDEPFRTRAVLDWAGAAAAPAAYEIAHAEALLTDWPRLGAADRADLRVRFRSGYAPEVDVPEIPTLYRVDARLRLMKHLDLEVDESDESAREARAAEHVRSLAALGVLSEP, encoded by the coding sequence GTGGAAACCGTGACCCGCCCCTCTGAAACTGCCGTCCGGGCAGCGCTCGCCGACCTTCGGCCGGGCACGACCGTCCGGGACCTCGCCACCGTCGAGGCCGGGAAGAACGCGGTGTACGCGGTGACGTTCGCGGATCGGGAGGCGATCTTGAAGGTGGGAACGGCGTCGCCCGACCGCGTGCGGGCCGAACCCGCGATCCTGCGGTTCGTCCGCGACCGGACCGGGGTTCCGGTGCCCGCGGTACTCGCAGTGAGCGACGACGTCCTCGAACACCCTTGCTGTCTGTTCGAACGGGTGGCCGGACGGACGGTCCCGGACCGACCGACAGATCTCTCGTCGGACGTCCTCGCGCGTCTCTGCGAGGACGGCGGGCGACATCTCGCCGCGCTCCACGAGGTCGACTCGTTCGAGACGGTCGGCCCGCTCGTTCCGGGCGACGACGGCGTCGCGGTCAGGGGGTCCTACGAGGACTGGCCGTCGCTGTTGGAACGGGCGATGACCGCCAAGATCGAGGCTCTCGGCGGACGGTTCGACCGCTACGAGGCGACACTCCAGGACTACGTGGCGTCGGCCGTCGACGAGCACCGCCGTTCCGCATCGGTCGACCCCGTCCTCGTCCACATGGATTATCGGCCCGCGAACCTGGTGTTCGACCCCGACGAGCCGTTCCGTACGCGAGCGGTCCTCGACTGGGCCGGCGCGGCCGCGGCGCCGGCCGCCTACGAGATCGCCCACGCCGAGGCGCTGTTGACTGACTGGCCTCGACTCGGCGCTGCCGATCGAGCGGATCTCCGTGTACGCTTTCGGTCCGGATATGCCCCCGAGGTCGACGTCCCCGAGATCCCGACCCTCTACCGGGTCGATGCTCGGCTCCGTCTCATGAAGCATCTCGATCTGGAGGTCGACGAGTCGGACGAGTCGGCCCGCGAGGCTCGCGCGGCCGAGCACGTGCGATCGCTCGCCGCGCTTGGCGTCCTTTCGGAGCCGTGA
- a CDS encoding sugar phosphate isomerase/epimerase family protein has protein sequence MDIGLTVGDSIERLEATAEGFDFVELSIGESAFAIADADDDRLREALAAVDADLCVHLPFEQVVSTPVSQLNEAIVAYLSELLDWAGAVGARKAVLHGTMRDPHDTDQRPVFAEQLSAIADAGDDAGVEVVVENVGHQARGLPLSVLGDLAAETDTAVCFDIGHAYMEDGDDGVERFLDDHGERVSHLHVHDVRRRGDTHLPVGAGEVDYDLVADSLPAFDGTVAVEVFTDDGALLRDSAERVADHLDGA, from the coding sequence ATGGACATCGGCCTCACGGTGGGGGACTCGATCGAGCGGCTGGAAGCGACCGCGGAGGGTTTCGACTTCGTCGAGCTCTCAATCGGGGAGTCGGCGTTCGCCATCGCGGACGCGGACGACGACCGCCTGCGCGAGGCGCTCGCGGCCGTCGACGCCGACCTGTGCGTCCACCTCCCGTTCGAGCAGGTCGTCTCGACGCCGGTGTCGCAGCTCAACGAGGCGATCGTGGCGTACCTGTCGGAGCTGCTCGACTGGGCCGGCGCGGTCGGCGCCCGGAAGGCGGTCCTCCACGGGACAATGCGGGACCCCCACGACACCGACCAGCGGCCGGTCTTCGCGGAACAGCTGTCGGCGATCGCCGACGCCGGCGACGACGCCGGCGTCGAGGTCGTGGTCGAGAACGTCGGTCACCAGGCCCGGGGGCTGCCGCTCTCGGTCCTCGGCGACCTCGCCGCGGAGACGGACACCGCCGTCTGCTTCGACATCGGCCACGCGTACATGGAAGACGGCGACGATGGGGTCGAACGGTTTCTCGATGACCACGGCGAACGGGTCTCGCACCTCCACGTCCACGACGTCCGGCGCCGCGGCGACACGCACCTCCCCGTCGGGGCGGGAGAAGTCGACTACGACCTCGTGGCCGACTCGCTGCCCGCCTTCGACGGCACGGTCGCCGTCGAGGTGTTCACCGACGACGGCGCGTTGCTACGCGACTCCGCCGAGCGGGTGGCCGATCACCTCGACGGTGCGTGA
- a CDS encoding metallophosphoesterase, with product MTQRFLVMGDHHGDMVSLRRVLADTEGETFDYAVHVGDFTNAVRKDRQVAAEQLREVEPLLEAIADRTRHGLVWVYGNRDYFGDLPYDLDVGTRIPDDGCVTVGGQRFTNSPAAVESDVILVTHMETWSLLDHFEGRAHFCGNTHIGRYRNRRLNSAFLQYTYRETGEQTYGGYFVVEVGATPRFDVEVRPVGALERKHCEVHAERGVQFRPPERDCMYCADERRLLREMAASAFYGLTNGTERDAVAADDLVDYAVGLWDDPPSGFESDFRDYLAAVSEDRYAPLARTDRGRLRVADESYAY from the coding sequence ATGACCCAGCGCTTCCTCGTCATGGGCGACCACCACGGCGACATGGTGTCGCTGCGGCGCGTCCTCGCGGACACCGAGGGCGAGACGTTCGACTACGCCGTGCACGTCGGCGACTTCACGAACGCGGTCCGAAAGGACAGGCAAGTCGCCGCCGAGCAGCTCCGCGAGGTCGAGCCCCTCCTCGAAGCGATCGCCGACCGGACCCGCCACGGCCTCGTGTGGGTGTACGGCAACCGCGACTACTTCGGCGACCTGCCGTACGACCTCGACGTCGGCACACGGATCCCCGACGACGGCTGCGTCACCGTCGGCGGCCAGCGGTTCACGAACTCACCGGCCGCCGTCGAGTCCGACGTGATCCTCGTCACCCACATGGAGACGTGGTCGCTGCTCGACCACTTCGAGGGCCGCGCGCACTTCTGCGGGAACACCCACATCGGCCGGTACAGGAACCGTCGCCTCAACTCGGCGTTCCTACAGTACACCTACCGGGAGACGGGCGAGCAGACGTACGGCGGCTACTTCGTCGTCGAGGTCGGGGCGACGCCGCGGTTCGACGTCGAGGTGCGGCCCGTCGGCGCGCTCGAACGGAAACACTGCGAGGTCCACGCGGAGCGGGGCGTCCAGTTCCGCCCGCCGGAGCGGGACTGCATGTACTGCGCCGACGAGCGTCGGCTGCTGCGGGAGATGGCCGCCTCGGCGTTCTACGGGCTGACGAACGGGACCGAGCGGGACGCCGTCGCTGCGGACGACCTCGTCGACTACGCCGTGGGCCTGTGGGACGACCCGCCGAGCGGGTTCGAGAGCGACTTCCGCGACTACCTGGCTGCGGTGTCCGAGGACCGGTACGCGCCGCTCGCGCGGACCGACCGCGGCCGACTCCGCGTGGCCGACGAGAGCTACGCGTACTGA
- a CDS encoding arylsulfotransferase family protein: protein MTKHRLRIGFAVVIALCVTTLGFAAITGSTTATKDDVPEAPPTENHTVVTESARYGTIIAYAPDGSIAYYNNSHTKYFDVDPVENESMTVEYVAADTLATESDRCRDPPCTRNVVERLNLTTGETTRIVTRYDHREIAGEWHDHVRVNETHVLVADMADDRVSLLDTEHGTTDWAWSAQSEYAVEDGGHYPGDWTHLNDVELLEDGRVMVSLRNQDQIAFIDPETGLNESWTLGADGNESIQHEQHNPDYIPEERGGPAVVVADSENGRVAEFQREDGEWTRTWEWSDERMQWPRDADRLPNGNTLITDTNGKRLIEVNPEGEIVWQVELSHPYDAERLETGSESSGGESARALDLDSRGRDSAGGQDYDFGGLGPAVSVVRGLLPSRVVNAIIYVSPTWIGPAELGPVVVTIAVSVAWAGLESWWLVRSLNLGVRSPLYRKDD from the coding sequence ATGACGAAGCACCGCCTCCGCATCGGCTTCGCCGTCGTCATTGCGCTCTGTGTTACGACGCTCGGGTTCGCAGCGATCACCGGTTCGACGACGGCGACCAAGGACGACGTTCCCGAAGCGCCGCCGACGGAGAACCACACCGTCGTCACCGAATCCGCCAGATACGGCACCATCATCGCGTACGCGCCAGACGGGAGCATCGCGTACTACAACAACTCGCACACGAAGTACTTCGACGTCGACCCCGTCGAGAACGAGTCGATGACCGTCGAGTACGTCGCCGCCGATACCCTGGCCACGGAAAGCGACCGGTGTCGGGACCCGCCGTGCACCCGAAACGTCGTCGAACGCCTGAACCTCACCACGGGTGAGACGACGCGCATCGTCACCCGCTACGACCACCGGGAGATCGCCGGCGAGTGGCACGACCACGTCCGCGTCAACGAGACGCACGTCCTCGTCGCGGACATGGCGGACGACCGGGTGTCCCTGCTGGACACAGAACACGGGACAACCGACTGGGCGTGGAGCGCACAGAGCGAGTACGCGGTCGAGGACGGCGGTCACTACCCCGGCGACTGGACGCATCTCAACGACGTCGAGTTGCTGGAGGACGGGCGCGTGATGGTGAGCCTCCGCAACCAGGATCAGATCGCGTTCATCGACCCCGAGACAGGGCTGAACGAGTCCTGGACGCTCGGCGCGGACGGAAACGAGTCGATCCAGCACGAGCAGCACAACCCGGACTACATCCCCGAGGAGCGCGGCGGCCCCGCGGTCGTCGTCGCGGACTCCGAGAACGGCCGCGTAGCGGAGTTCCAGCGCGAGGACGGCGAGTGGACGCGCACGTGGGAGTGGTCCGACGAGCGCATGCAGTGGCCCCGCGACGCCGACCGCCTCCCCAACGGTAACACCCTCATCACCGACACGAACGGCAAGCGCCTGATCGAGGTCAACCCCGAGGGCGAGATCGTCTGGCAGGTCGAACTCTCACACCCCTACGATGCGGAACGCCTCGAAACGGGGTCTGAGAGCAGTGGCGGTGAGAGCGCGCGAGCGCTCGATCTCGACTCCCGGGGCCGAGACAGTGCCGGGGGACAGGACTACGACTTCGGCGGCCTCGGCCCGGCCGTCAGCGTCGTGCGCGGCCTGTTGCCCTCGCGCGTCGTCAACGCCATCATCTACGTGAGTCCGACGTGGATCGGTCCCGCGGAACTCGGGCCCGTAGTGGTCACTATCGCCGTGAGCGTGGCGTGGGCAGGGCTCGAGAGCTGGTGGCTCGTTCGATCGCTGAACCTCGGGGTCCGGTCACCGCTGTATCGGAAGGACGACTGA
- a CDS encoding NUDIX hydrolase: MPDREVTYVRKACAYVTRGDRELLVFEGPDEDRLQVPKGTVEPGESPREALRREVAEESGLRALDDVSHLATDVWPRRPSKRYVRHFYRVTVDDPRDRWTHEVTGDGAEAGSEFEYRWIDLPTDREFALDLDEYLDRIGGAPRRATRE; encoded by the coding sequence ATGCCCGACAGGGAGGTCACGTACGTCCGGAAGGCCTGCGCGTACGTCACGCGCGGCGACCGCGAGCTCCTCGTGTTCGAGGGCCCCGACGAGGACCGCCTCCAGGTGCCGAAAGGCACCGTCGAACCCGGCGAGTCGCCGCGCGAGGCGCTCCGGCGCGAGGTCGCCGAGGAGAGCGGGCTCCGCGCGCTCGACGACGTCAGCCACCTCGCGACCGACGTCTGGCCTCGCCGCCCCTCGAAGCGCTACGTGCGCCACTTCTACCGCGTGACCGTCGACGACCCCCGGGACCGCTGGACGCACGAGGTCACCGGCGACGGCGCCGAGGCCGGCAGCGAGTTCGAGTACCGCTGGATCGACCTCCCCACGGACCGCGAGTTCGCCCTGGACCTCGACGAGTACCTCGACCGGATCGGCGGGGCACCGCGACGCGCGACCCGCGAGTGA
- a CDS encoding DUF7344 domain-containing protein, whose protein sequence is MERPPASATMDLSLEDALDCLSNKRRRHTIDIVDASDEPLSLSAVAERVAARQYDVDRDAVTGKQRKAVYTGLYQAHMGKLTAVDAVAFDERAKVLEPAENTAGLAHTLRWLRTQFSGGQRERPRP, encoded by the coding sequence ATGGAACGGCCGCCGGCGTCCGCGACGATGGACCTCTCGCTGGAGGACGCGCTCGACTGCCTCAGCAACAAGCGACGACGCCACACGATCGACATCGTCGACGCGAGCGACGAGCCGCTGTCCCTGTCGGCGGTCGCCGAGCGGGTCGCGGCCCGCCAGTACGACGTCGACCGGGACGCCGTCACGGGCAAGCAGCGCAAGGCCGTCTACACGGGCCTCTATCAGGCGCACATGGGGAAGCTGACCGCCGTCGACGCGGTCGCGTTCGACGAGCGGGCGAAGGTCCTCGAACCGGCCGAGAACACGGCGGGGCTGGCGCACACGCTGCGGTGGCTGCGGACGCAGTTCTCGGGCGGACAACGCGAACGCCCGCGGCCGTAG
- a CDS encoding hybrid sensor histidine kinase/response regulator, translated as MAGPDERHFSPLAPGRLRVLLVEEDPEATARRLERADDRIAVVTAAGASDGLDRLDEGPIDCVVGDHRPPAPDGVALLAAVRDERPDLPFVLFATDGSEDVAADAVAAGVTEYLQRDRGDNPYERLAERVRAAVDEARTRSRQRHLHGGVETGHERKLESLHAATRDLMAADAPDEVATVASEAANDILDIPMNGVHFHDADAGGLAPAVVSGPSSDLLGDPPTLGEDSIAWSAYRDGRALVHGDVRSVDERHNEDTPVRSEMHLPLGDHGVFILSATTPDAFDAADETLAKILAENVASALDRAAQARKLEALQEQTRSLMGTAAVNETASVAVDAAREILAAELSGFHRVSDDGQRLEPTAVTDTVPETFEAAPTYDQTADDPVASLVWEAFDGGEPTYLPDTAERTELQGRTPAGSAIVYPIDDRGVFIVSWREPAAYTETDAKLVDILASTLATALQRVERESLLRDRTTALERQNDRLERFADVVSHDLRNPLSVANGRLELARLECDSDHLDDVADALARMEPIIENTLELAQQGRTVDEPEHCSLTDLADDCWDHVATAEATLVVDDDLAVRGDPDRVRHVFENLFRNAVEHGGDGVTVCVGALDDGFYVADDGPGVPEGERDRVFERGYSSAKAGIGVGLAIVREICEAHDWSIRVAESDAGGARFEITGVERA; from the coding sequence ATGGCTGGACCGGACGAGCGTCACTTCTCGCCGCTGGCGCCGGGGCGTCTCCGCGTGCTACTCGTCGAGGAGGACCCCGAAGCGACCGCGCGGCGGCTCGAACGAGCGGACGACCGGATCGCCGTCGTCACCGCCGCCGGCGCGAGCGACGGGCTCGACCGGCTCGACGAGGGACCGATCGACTGTGTCGTCGGGGATCACCGGCCGCCGGCTCCGGACGGGGTGGCGTTGCTGGCGGCGGTCCGCGACGAGCGCCCCGACCTGCCGTTCGTCCTGTTCGCGACCGACGGGTCCGAGGACGTCGCCGCAGACGCCGTCGCGGCGGGGGTTACCGAGTACCTGCAACGGGACCGCGGCGACAACCCGTACGAACGCCTGGCGGAGCGCGTCCGCGCGGCCGTCGACGAGGCGCGGACCCGATCGCGGCAACGGCACCTCCACGGGGGGGTCGAGACCGGGCACGAGCGGAAACTCGAGTCCCTCCACGCGGCGACGCGGGACCTGATGGCCGCCGACGCGCCGGACGAGGTCGCGACGGTCGCGAGCGAGGCCGCGAACGACATCCTCGACATTCCGATGAACGGCGTCCACTTCCACGACGCGGACGCCGGCGGCCTCGCGCCGGCCGTCGTCTCGGGACCGAGTAGCGACCTGCTCGGCGACCCGCCGACGCTCGGCGAGGACAGCATCGCGTGGTCCGCCTACCGCGACGGCCGGGCGCTCGTCCACGGCGACGTCCGATCGGTCGACGAGCGCCACAACGAGGACACCCCGGTCCGCAGCGAGATGCACCTCCCGCTCGGCGACCACGGCGTGTTCATCCTCTCCGCGACGACCCCCGACGCCTTCGACGCCGCGGACGAGACGCTGGCGAAGATCCTGGCGGAGAACGTCGCGAGCGCGCTCGACCGCGCCGCGCAGGCCCGGAAGCTCGAAGCCCTTCAGGAGCAGACTCGGTCGCTGATGGGCACTGCCGCGGTCAACGAGACGGCGTCGGTCGCCGTCGACGCCGCCCGGGAGATCCTCGCCGCCGAACTCTCCGGCTTCCACCGGGTATCGGACGACGGGCAACGCCTCGAACCGACCGCGGTGACCGACACCGTTCCCGAGACGTTCGAGGCGGCGCCGACCTACGACCAAACGGCGGACGACCCCGTCGCGTCCCTCGTGTGGGAGGCGTTCGACGGCGGCGAGCCGACGTACCTCCCCGACACCGCCGAGCGGACCGAACTACAGGGACGGACGCCGGCGGGGAGCGCGATCGTCTACCCGATCGACGACCGCGGCGTGTTCATCGTCTCCTGGCGGGAGCCCGCGGCGTACACCGAGACGGACGCGAAGCTCGTCGACATCCTGGCGTCGACGCTCGCTACGGCCCTGCAGCGGGTCGAGCGGGAGTCGCTACTGCGGGACCGCACGACGGCGCTCGAGCGCCAGAACGACCGGCTGGAGCGGTTCGCCGACGTCGTCTCCCACGACCTCCGCAACCCGCTGAGCGTCGCCAACGGCCGGCTCGAACTGGCGCGACTGGAGTGCGACAGCGACCACCTCGACGACGTCGCCGACGCGCTCGCCCGCATGGAGCCGATCATCGAGAACACGCTGGAGCTGGCGCAGCAGGGCCGAACGGTCGACGAGCCGGAGCACTGTTCCCTCACCGACCTCGCCGACGACTGCTGGGACCACGTGGCGACGGCCGAGGCGACGCTCGTCGTCGACGACGACCTCGCGGTCCGCGGCGACCCGGACAGGGTGCGCCACGTGTTCGAGAACCTCTTTCGGAACGCGGTGGAGCACGGCGGCGACGGCGTCACCGTCTGCGTCGGCGCGCTCGACGACGGCTTCTACGTCGCGGACGACGGCCCGGGCGTCCCCGAGGGGGAGCGCGACCGCGTGTTCGAACGCGGTTACTCGTCGGCCAAGGCGGGGATCGGGGTCGGGCTGGCGATAGTGCGGGAGATCTGCGAGGCCCACGACTGGTCGATACGCGTCGCCGAAAGCGACGCCGGCGGCGCGCGATTCGAGATCACCGGCGTCGAGCGCGCGTAG
- a CDS encoding carboxypeptidase-like regulatory domain-containing protein: MGKQYTRREILNRSAAGAVVAKDVRGRWGRRSAAQSVSVTGQIVDAHATPVGNARVELFDAAARSKVAEAETDANGEYTLSFDAFSADQEPLVIARKEVVRETAGTEVRNDWFTTQVYGSSVLETALSGRIPIDKELLVYPTQLTDGDTSLGVVTVWRHVGNPYSDTQQLPLGIHGLTQQIFSIEVTNAVGGRTGRDPHEIHSERYDLSSGMFSLTFPEDAVLVDYGSQDDIDVAGGVTVKGTETQSPAESPGPAVAWHPLRTGIPAYEASRKLSSNTYAELSSADAESLDEIEDELKRAIGVIPGVGAALNIVDSLTTGFGDPWENSAELTEPMPPETRNPNTHDTAMLGWQSDNVVVDLDEASVVFRVPVEFQYESEDRSSLFVCQANWEFDTISGVGSGSGVARVVRGRGPSGRVEQPESTPDAVEISGTILEPGGAPAAANTLAVFTVEDQSLLTMVTTREDGSFSYTAPTDWRHDVQYYQLNDADTDNDTFEPQGPVGPRDGTPDLFAVTQLQPTQSRDIGSVELPEAYPVEIDVVDQSGQPVGNARVAVEHYNDEADAGITPYPTNADGRFVWDGSETTGMELRGDVRVEVRPPADSDRFADETYTRELAVTDPTRVEVALEGAGDDSAGLREDFSEGSFDEYVVIAGSRDDWNVEEKIDGNSLHASRGEGKAFAVLDPNEYSWGGDRDVRVDFVTEVSNYKKNAYLVVGDGNDRWFGRVGVQGNGVNIFYDEGSTLEWETVEKGSVTVEPGEVHTLALRIRGDTITLSLEGTDQLEHAHSDAIGAGTVGVGTTGGIPHETWFDNLTVNERG, from the coding sequence ATGGGAAAGCAGTACACGCGGCGAGAGATCCTGAACCGTTCCGCGGCCGGAGCGGTCGTCGCGAAGGACGTTCGCGGGCGGTGGGGACGGCGGTCGGCCGCGCAGTCCGTCTCCGTGACGGGGCAAATAGTGGACGCCCACGCGACGCCCGTCGGGAACGCCCGGGTCGAACTGTTCGACGCCGCCGCTCGGTCCAAAGTCGCCGAAGCCGAAACAGACGCGAACGGCGAGTACACCCTCTCGTTCGACGCCTTCTCGGCTGACCAGGAGCCGCTGGTGATCGCCCGGAAGGAAGTCGTCAGGGAAACCGCCGGAACGGAGGTCCGCAACGACTGGTTCACGACGCAGGTCTACGGTTCGTCGGTTCTGGAGACCGCGCTGAGCGGCCGGATACCGATCGACAAGGAGCTGCTGGTCTATCCGACGCAGCTCACGGACGGCGACACGTCGCTCGGCGTCGTCACTGTCTGGCGCCACGTCGGCAACCCGTACAGCGACACCCAGCAACTCCCGCTGGGGATCCACGGTCTGACCCAGCAGATCTTCTCGATCGAGGTGACGAACGCGGTCGGCGGTCGGACCGGCAGGGACCCCCACGAGATCCACTCCGAGCGGTACGACCTGTCGTCGGGGATGTTCTCCCTGACGTTCCCGGAGGACGCCGTGCTCGTCGATTACGGGTCGCAGGACGACATCGACGTCGCGGGAGGTGTGACCGTGAAGGGAACGGAGACGCAGTCGCCGGCGGAATCGCCGGGTCCGGCCGTTGCCTGGCATCCGCTCCGGACCGGCATCCCGGCCTACGAGGCGAGCCGCAAGCTGTCGTCGAACACGTACGCGGAGCTGTCGAGCGCGGACGCCGAGAGCCTCGACGAGATCGAGGACGAACTGAAGCGGGCGATCGGGGTGATACCGGGCGTCGGCGCCGCGCTCAACATCGTCGACTCCCTCACGACCGGCTTCGGCGATCCGTGGGAGAACTCGGCCGAACTGACCGAACCGATGCCGCCGGAGACGCGGAACCCGAACACGCACGACACGGCCATGCTCGGCTGGCAGTCGGACAACGTCGTGGTCGATCTCGACGAGGCCAGCGTCGTGTTTCGCGTGCCGGTGGAGTTCCAGTACGAGTCGGAGGACCGCTCGTCGCTGTTCGTCTGCCAGGCGAACTGGGAGTTCGACACGATCAGCGGCGTGGGAAGCGGCAGCGGCGTGGCGCGCGTCGTCCGCGGTCGCGGGCCGAGCGGGCGCGTCGAGCAGCCCGAGTCGACGCCCGACGCCGTCGAGATCTCCGGGACGATCCTCGAACCGGGCGGCGCTCCCGCGGCGGCGAACACGCTCGCCGTCTTCACCGTCGAGGACCAGTCGCTGCTCACGATGGTCACCACCCGCGAGGACGGGAGCTTCTCCTACACCGCCCCGACCGACTGGCGTCACGACGTTCAGTACTACCAGCTGAACGACGCCGACACGGACAACGACACGTTCGAGCCGCAGGGACCGGTCGGGCCGAGGGACGGGACGCCCGACCTGTTCGCGGTGACGCAGTTGCAGCCGACGCAGTCCAGAGATATCGGCTCGGTCGAACTCCCCGAGGCGTACCCCGTCGAGATCGACGTGGTCGACCAGAGCGGCCAGCCCGTGGGGAACGCGAGGGTCGCCGTCGAACACTACAACGATGAGGCCGACGCCGGCATCACGCCGTACCCGACGAACGCCGACGGACGTTTCGTCTGGGACGGGAGCGAGACGACCGGGATGGAGCTCCGCGGCGACGTCCGCGTCGAAGTCCGGCCGCCGGCGGACAGCGACCGGTTCGCCGACGAGACGTACACGCGCGAACTCGCCGTCACCGACCCGACGCGGGTCGAGGTCGCGCTCGAGGGCGCCGGCGACGACTCGGCGGGGCTCCGAGAGGACTTCTCGGAGGGATCGTTCGACGAGTACGTGGTGATCGCGGGCAGCCGGGACGACTGGAACGTCGAGGAGAAGATCGACGGGAACAGCCTGCACGCGAGCAGAGGGGAGGGGAAGGCGTTCGCCGTGCTGGATCCGAACGAGTACTCGTGGGGCGGGGACCGCGACGTCCGGGTCGACTTCGTCACCGAGGTCTCCAACTACAAGAAGAACGCGTACCTCGTCGTCGGCGACGGGAACGACCGGTGGTTCGGCCGCGTCGGCGTGCAGGGCAACGGGGTCAACATCTTCTACGACGAGGGGTCGACGCTCGAGTGGGAGACCGTCGAGAAGGGGTCGGTGACCGTCGAGCCGGGCGAGGTGCACACGCTGGCCCTGCGGATCCGGGGCGACACGATCACCCTGTCGCTCGAGGGGACCGACCAGCTCGAACACGCCCACTCGGACGCCATCGGCGCGGGAACGGTCGGCGTCGGGACCACGGGCGGCATCCCCCACGAGACCTGGTTCGACAACCTGACCGTGAACGAACGCGGGTAA